TGCCGCACGGCACCGGACAGTCGAAGAAGGTCGTAGTCTTCGCCAAGGGCGAGAAAGCCAAAGAAGCGCAGGAAGCAGGCGCGGACGTGGTGGGTGATCAGGATCTCATCGATCGCATCAAAGGCGGCTGGCTGGAGTTCGACGTCGCCGTCGCGACGCCGGACATGATGGGCGCCGTCGGCTCGAACCTCGGCAAGATCTTGGCGCAGCGCATGCCCAACCCGAAGGTGGGCACGGTGACGCAGAACATCAAGCAGGCGGTGCAAGAGATCAAGGCCGGTAAGGTCGAGTACCGCGCGGACAAAGCGTCGATCATCCATTGCATCGTCGGCAAGGCGTCGTTCGGCAAGGAAGCGCTGCTTGAGAATTTCAACGCGCTCATGGACGCGATCATCCGCGCGAAACCGGCATCCGCCAAGGGCACGTACCTGCGCAGCGTCACGCTCGCTACGACGATGGGGCCGGGCGTGCGGGTCGATCCAACGCGCCTGAAATCGGCTGTTGCGGCCTAAGCCGGGACATGGTAGAATAACCGAGTTGTCATTCCGATGACCGCAGGTCGCAGCCCCACGCGGGCCGCGTAAATCCCACAAGGATCCCTGCCGAGGAAGCTCTTACGCGAACATCATCGATTTCGCAAGCGCTTTCTCAACCATAGAGAAGGCGCTTATCATTATGCCGACTGAGAAGAAAGAAGCGAGCATCAAGGCGATGCGCGAGAAGCTCGCCGGATCGAAAGACCTGTTCTTCACCGATTTCCGGGGCCTGACGGTCGGCGAGCTCAAGACGCTTCGCAACGCGCTGCGCAAAGATTCCACGAGTTACTCGGTGATCAAGAACACGCTGTTCGGCATCGCGATCGGCGAGGAGCGGCGCGCGCAGCTCAAGACCATCCTGGAGGGACCGACCGCCGTCGCCTTCGTCGGTGCCGACCCTGTGGCTGCCGCAAAAGCGCTGGTGAAGTTCGCCGCCGACTCAAAGAAACTACAGGTCAAAGCTGCTTTCGTCGACGGGCAGTTTCTCAGCGCTGAGGATGTCCAAGCCCTCTCGAAGATCCGCGGGCGGCATGAGCTGTTGACGGCGCTCGTCGTCAGCCTGCATTCTCCGCTGCACGGGCTGGTCAACGTGCTGCACGGCAGCCACCGCAAGCTCGTGTACGTGCTCCATGCGATTCATCAGAAGAAGTCCGAAGCCGAAACCCCCGCCGCAACCGAAACCCCCGCCGCCTAGGAAAGGAACTTAAGGAAAACCACCATGGCCAACGCAGAGCAAATGATCGAAGAGATCGAAAAAATGACCGTGCGCGAGCTTCACGAGCTCGTCAAGGCGCTCGAGGAGAAATTCGGCGTCACCGCCGCCGCTCCGATGGCCGCCGCCGCGCCGGCCGCCGCGGGCGCAGCTGCGCCGGGAGCCGAAGCGAAGACCGAATTCGACGTCATCCTGACCGCCGCGGGCGACAAGAAGATCAACGTCATCAAGGTCGTGCGCGAGGTCGTCCCCGGGCTGGGTCTAAAGGAAGCCAAAGACCTCGTCGAGGGCGCTCCGAAACCGGTCAAGACCGCCATCGCCAAGGAAGAGGCCGAGTCGATCAAGGCCAAGCTCGAGGAGCAGGGCGCCAAAGTCGAGATCAAATAAGCCGCAAACTGCCGATAATCAATGTAGCACATCGATTATTGGGGGTAGACGATCTTGTCGGCAGTGCCGGTCGGCAGGCGAATCGCGCTAACGCTGTCTTTGGTCTTGGTCCTGTTCCTGTTCCCGGCGAAGCCGAGCGCAGCTCCTTCGCCCGCGCCCACGACCACGCCCGCACCGTCTCCCACGCCGGTCGCGGTCACGATCGATAAGAACGGCTTCCATCCGCAAACCGTCCGCATATACTCCGGCCAATACGTTGCCTGGACGAACGGCGACAAGAAGCAGCACACCGCCACGGCGGCGGACGGCTCTTGGGACACCGGTCCGATAGATCCGCAGCAAACGGTGGTCCGGCAATTCTTCGAGGCAGGCAAATGGGACTACATCTGCGGGTTCGCTCCCGGGTTGCAGGCCACGCTGTTCGTCGCGCCTCCGCTGCCGCCCGGTGCTGCGCTCCCCACAGCCGCGCCGCCCACCACAGCTCCGACGAATACGCCGCGCATTTCGGCGGTGAACGCATCGGCTACGCCGACGTCGATACCGACGCCCAGCGACGGCACCGGCGGATAAAAAGAGCTTAGTTCAGGATCAGACGATCGGCGGCGCCGGAGACGCGCAAGCCGTTTGACGCCGTGATCTGCGGGGACCAACGCGCGTACGCGGTCGGGTTGCTCTTGAAATATCCCTCGATGCGGGCGATGCGGTCCTTCGTCGACGGGTGGTCCTGCACGTACTGCTCGAAGCCGACGTCGCCGTACAATTTCTGAAGTCTGTTGAAGAACCAGATCATGCCCCACGGGTTGTAGTTCGCCTTTGACGCGAGAATGACGCCCTCGTGGTCGGCCTGGTACTCTTGCTGGCGGGAGAAGTTCAGAAAAGCGTAATTGCCGGCGAGGTTGAGCACCGTCGCCGTCAGTTGGTTGCGGATGAAGAGCCCGAGAATGCCGCCGACGATATTGGCGGTCTGCGCTTGGTGGATGCGATTCATCACGTGTCCGAGCACGATGTGGCCGGTCTCATGTCCTACCACGCTCGCCAGCTCTTCCTCGTTCTCAGCGTTCTTCAACAACGTCTCATTCACGTAGAGCCAGCCGCCGGGTACGGAAAAGGCGTTAGCCTTATCACCCTTGACGATGACGAAGGTCATGGGCCACCAATGCGGTTGCGCGGCAGTCGAGATGCGCTGCCCTACGGCGCGAAGCACCGGGTAGTAGACCGATTGGTCGATGATCTGATTCTGTTTGCGCAGGTCGTTGTAGACCTGCAGGCCGATGGCCCGCTCCTGAGCCTGCGTCTCGGCGAGCGCGGGGAGTCGGATCGAGCCCAGCGCCCCGGCTACCGCCAAGCTGCCCGCTCCGCAGAGCAGGCAGTAGCGAGAGATGCGAGGGGATGCGGGGTCGAGTTTTGGTGAAGTATCCATGACTCTTATAACGTACCCAGCGCCCGCCTTAGTTTCCCAGCGCTTTCCAAGTATTCGCGCGTCTCTACTTGAGGAACGGCACCAACAGCAGAGCCACGATGTTGAGCACCTTGATCATCGGGTTGATGGCGGGACCGGCGGTGTCTTTGTAGGGATCGCCGACCGTGTCGCCGGTGACGGCTGCCTGGTGCGCCGGGCTGCCCTTGCCTCCGTAATGGCCATCCTCGATGTATTTCTTGGCGTTATCCCACGCGCCGCCGCCCGACGTCATCGAAATCGCCACAAAAATTCCGGTGGTGATGGAGCCGACCAGCACTCCGCCAAGCATCAGTGCCGCATCCGCTTTCGTCAGCACATGGCCAACGCCAAGCAGAATGACAGCGATCGGGACCAACACCGGTATGAGCGCGGGGACGAGCATTTCGCGCAACGCCGACGCGGTTACGATATCGACGCATCGCCCATATTCCGGCTTGCCCGTGCCTTCCATGATGCCTTTGATCTCACGGAATTGGCGCCGCACCTCTTCGACGACCGCGGCGCCGGCGCGGCCAACCGCTTCCATGCACAGCGCGGCGAACAAATAGGGGAGAGCGCCGCCGATCAGGAGTCCAGCGAGCACGGACGGATTATCGAGCGTGAACATCAGCTGCGCGGCGCCTTTGGCCGCTTCAGCGAGCTCTTGCTGGAATGAAGCGAACAGCACGATCGCTGCGAGCGCCGCGGAGCCGATGGCGTAGCCCTTGGTGACCGCCTTGGTCGTGTTGCCGACGGCATCGAGCGGGTCGGTGATGGCGCGGATTTCGGGTCCGAGTTTTGCCATTTCAGCGATGCCGCCGGCGTTGTCGGTGATCGGTCCGTACGAATCGAGCGCCACGATGATGCCGGCCAGCGAGAGCATCGACATGGCGGCGATGGCCACGCCGTACAATCCGGAGAGCGAGTACGACGCCAAAATGCCGATCACGATGGTGAGCACCGGCAAGGTGGTGGCTTTCATGGAGACGGCGAGGCCCGTGATGATGTTGGTCGCATGGCCAGTCGTCGACGCTTTGGCGATCTCTTGCACCGGTTTGAATTGCGTGCCGGTGTAGTATTCGGTGATGATTACCATCAGCGCGGTGATCGCCAGGCCGATGAGGCCACAGACCCACAGTTTCCACGTCAGGTACAGATCGAAGCTGCCGGACAAGTCGGCGGCGTGCTTCATGATGTGATCCGTCGCGAAGTAGAAAGCAGCCGCCGACAGCACCGCGGCGACGCCGAGCCCGGTGTACATCGCGGCCATGATGCTCTTGCCGCGGATGCGCACGAACCACGTGCCGACGATCGACGTCAAAATGGATATGCCGCCGATGGCGAGCGGGAACAAAACGGCGGTGAGCGCGAGGTCCGGCCGCGAACCGAACACCAGCGCGCCGAGCAGCATCGCCGCGATGGTGGTCACGCAATACGTCTCGAACAGGTCGGCCGCCATGCCGGCGCAATCCCCGACGTTGTCGCCGACGTTGTCGGCGATGACGGCCGGATTGCGAGGGTCGTCCTCGGGGATGCCCGCTTCCAGCTTGCCGACCAGGTCTGCGCCGACGTCGGCGCCCTTCGTGTAGATGCCGCCGCCAAGACGCGCGAACACTGAGATCAGCGAGCAGCCGAAGCCAAGGCCGATCATCGCGTTCAACGCGCCGCGCAAGTCGGCGCCATACACCTGATGCATGATCGCGAAATAGCCGGCGACGGCGATCAGGCCCAAGCCGACGACGAGCAGTCCCGTGATCGCGCCTCCCCGGAAGGCGACCGCGAACGCTGAAGCGAGTCCAGCCTTGGCCGCCTCGGCGGTGCGCACGTTGGCGCGCACGGCGATCGACATGCCGATGAAGCCGGTCGCGCCCGATAACACCGCGCCGATCAAGAACCCGACGGCAGGCTGCCACGCATGAAACGCCAGCCAGATGAGAACCGCCAAGACGACCGCCACCACGGCGATCGTGCTGTACTGGCGGCGCATGTACGCTATCGCGCCTTCCTGAATGGCGGCGGCGATCTCTTTCATGCGGTCGGAGCCCTCGGGTTTGCGCAGCACCCACATGATGAGGACGATGCCGTAGAGGATCGCGATCACGCCGCAAACGAGGGCGAAGCCGATCGAGAGGTTATACGCGATGGCCTGTGTCACGAAGCGCGTCTCCTAGATTTTGAAGGCGTACATAGACGTCGGTCGAGTAAGGCTCGACCGCATCGCACACGCGAAAAAGAGGGTTTGCGATGACCCGTGAAAAGGCCTGTTGCCGTGGCCCGATTCATCGCCCAGCGCGCGCTCCGTTTCGTCGCAGTGCTCGTCACGATCACCGTCGTGTCGTTTGCGTTTTTGCATCTCATCCCGGGCAATCCGATACAGATCCTGCTCGGCGAACACGCGACCGGCGCTGACATCGCGCGCCTGACCCACGAATTGAAGCTCGACCGGCCATGGTACGAACAGCTCGGCGCGTACCTATGGCAAGTCGCGCACGGCAATCTCGGCAAGTCGCTTGAGGACAATATCCCGGTCGCGCAAAAATTGGCGCAGTATTTTCCCGCTACGATCGAACTCGGACTCGCCGCCATGCTGGTCGCGGTGTTTGTGGGCATCCCGGCCGGCATTGTTGCGGCGCTCAACCACCGGAAATTCATCGATACGGCGCTCAACATCTTCGTCTTGCTCGGCGTGTCGGTGCCCGTGTTCTGGCTCGGCTGGATGATGCTCTACATTTTTGCTTACGAGCCGAGCAAGGCGGGTCTGGACCTGTTGCCGCTCACCGGTCGCCTCTCCATCCGCTACGCGATTCCGGTGCACACGCACCTGATGACGATTGATGCGCTGCTTGCGGGCAACTGGGGCGCCTTTGCGGACGCGTTGCGCCATCTCGTGCTGCCGGCGCTCACGCTGGGCACGATACCGCTTGCCATCGTGGCGAAGATGACGCGCGCCGGCATGATCGAGGTGCTGCAGACCGACTACATCCGGACCGCCAGAGCTAAGGGTCTTGGGACCTTCGCCGTGGTCGTGCACCACGGGCTCCGCAATGCGCTGATCCCGATCGTGACGGTGATCGGCCTGCAAACGGGCCTGCTGCTTGGCGGCGCGGTCCTGACGGAACACATCTTCGCGTGGCCGGGTGTGGGCAGGCTCGCCTTTGAGGCGATCAGCAACCGCGATAACCCGCTCATCAACGGCTCGATCCTTCTCTTCGCCACCACGTTCGTGATCGTTAATCTCATCGTGGACATTCTCTATGCGATTCTTAATCCGCGGATACGATACGCATGAGAAGATCGCTCCAGAACGAACCGAGCCTTGTGGGGTCGCTGGCGAGTGCCGGGGACGCTTGTGTTGCCAGTCACTCTTAAGGAATGGCGACCAATGGTACGATACCATATGGAAGAACCGCAATCTGGGGTTCCGCACGTGAGCAAGAAAGTGAAGACGGAGAGCAAGGCGACCCCGAGGCCCCCAAACGCGGCCCAGCCTCCGGCGGCCGGACTTCCGCCTGCCCGCAGCGAGCTGAACGCCCGCCTTTGCGGGCGTTGTTTTGCTCGTAACAGCTCGGGCGAGACCTACTGCAAGGTCTGCGGCGAACCGCTGCCTGACCAGCCGGCCAACCTCGAGGGTGCGGTCACGCGGCGGTCCGCGTCTCCAACCGTGCGAGCGACGCTCACCATCCACGTCGACTATGGCGATGGGGCCGAGTACGAGATCCCGCTCGACAAAGATGTGGCGCTCGTCGGCAGAGCCTCCGTGTCGGACAACGTCAGCCCGGACATCGACCTGGCCCCATTCGATCTTGGCAATTACGTATCGAGGCGCCACGCCTTCATCGTGCGCCGCCACGGAAGTTTCCTTATCGAAGACTTGGACAGCGCGAACGGCACGGCGCTCAACGGCGCTCAACGCCTCGTGCCGCACACCCCGACCGCGCTCAAAAACGGCGACAAGATCACCTTCGGCAACACCAAGGTGGCGTTCACAACGGAGAGTGTCCCGCCGACCGGGTCGTGAAAAAGCATAAAATCGGTTAGTTCAAAAAAAGGGATAAAACCGGAAAAAGGGAACAAAGCGTGCCCTCGCTCGTGAGCCGCGAATTCGTAGGTAATGCGGCCCGAGTGTGCGTCTGTGTCAACCCCGGATGTATTGCCGGACTTCTCAAAGGCGCGGAGCATGCGTAACGGACAGCGCAGAGCAGACCGAAGAAAAGACCGGAGCAGCGATTGGATGACCTCCGGTGAAGTTGCGCGTGAGCTGAACATGACCGACGCGGCTATCCGGCGCTGGGCACGCGAAGGCTTGGTCGACGCCGTCAAGACCCCGGGCGGGCAGTATCGTTTCCGCCGTGAAGCGCTCCACAAAATGCTCGAAAGCACGCGCACTAACGGCGTGCCCACCGCGGGTAGACGCTCGTGATCTCAAGGATGCGCTCCCAGGGTCGCTACTCGATCGCCGGTCAGAGCCTCTCGCGCGAAGAGATCATCCACAAATTCCTCCCGCTCGTGAAGTACGTCGCCGGCAAGATCTCGGTCAGTCTTCCCGCACACGTCGATATCAACGATCTCATCAACGAGGGCATCCTCGGACTCATCGATGCGATCGGCAAATACGACGACTCGCGCGGCGTCAAGTTCGAGACCTACGCGACGACACGGGTCAGCGGCGCCATCTTAGACGCGCTGCGCGCGATGGACTGGGTGCCGCGTGCGGTGCGCCAGAAGGCTCGCGAACTCGAACGCGTTTTCACCGACCTCGAACATAAGCTTGGCCACGCCCCGGCGGATCATGAAGTCGCGCGGGCGATGGGCATCACGCGCGACGAGTACCACGCGCTTTTGATGAAGATCCGCGGCAGCTCGATCCTCTCGCTCGAAGAATTCTTGCCCAACGATAAGGGTCACGACGTCGCGCTCCTCGATACACTGCGCGACAGCGGCCCGGAGGTGACCTTCAGCGTTGAATCCGCCGAGCTCAAGATGTCGCTGGCGGGCGCCGTCGAGGCGCTCCCGCCGCAAGAGCGGACGGTCATCTCGCTGTACTATTTCGAAGGCCTGACGCTCAAGGACATCAAGAGCGTCTTGAACGTTTCGGAGTCACGCGTCTCGCAGATCCACGCGCAGGCCGTCATCCGGCTGCGCGCCAAGCTGAAAGCCATCCACGTGGACCTCGGCTACCGCGAGGGCGACCCCTCCGTGCGTCAGAAGTACGTGCGCAAGAAACCGCAAATAGAACCGCAGCAGGCAGCCAACCAATAAGAGAAGCGGCGAGCCTCAGCCGGTTATCCACAAGTAGCGTCCCTTCGCCCGGTCGAACCACTGTAAGCGTGCAGTGGCTTTCTTCGTTTCGCGACGGGCTCGCCAAGACGCGGAACGACCTGGCCGGGCACTGGAACGCGCTGCTCGGCCGGCAAATGGTCGACGAAGCGTTCTGGGAGGAGTTCGAGGAGACGCTCATCTCCGCCGATTTCGGGGTGGCGACGACCGAAAAGATCGCCCGCGACCTCAAGGCCGCCGCCGCGCAGCAGAATCTCCAAACGGCCAAGGACGTTATACGGGTGTTCCGGGACGACGTGGCCGTCTACCTTAAGCACCCGGCCCTAACGCCTGCCGCAATCACAGCGAAGCCGCACGTGGTGCTGGTCGTGGGCGTCAACGGCTCCGGCAAGACGACCACTATCGGCAAGCTGGCAAGCGCGCAGCGCCACAAGGGCCGCCGCGCGCTGCTGATCTCAGCCGATACCTTCCGCGCCGCCGCCGGGTCCCAGCTCGAGGTCTGGGCCGACCGTGCCGGTGCTGACATCGTGCGCCACAAGGAGGGTGCCGACCCAGCCGCAGTCGTCTTCGATGGCTTGGCGGCAGCCAAAGCGCGCGGCGCTGACGTGGTCTACATCGACACCGCGGGCAGGCTGCAAACCAAGCACAACCTAATGGAAGAGTTGAAGAAGATCAGGCGCATCGTCGCGCGCGAAGTCGAGGGCGCCCCACACGAGACCCTGCTGGTGCTGGACGCGACCACAGGACAGAACGCGCTCTCCCAAGCCAAGCTGTTCCACGAGGCGGCGGAAGTGACGGGCATCGTGCTCACGAAACTAGACGGGACGGCAAAGGGCGGTATAATCGTAGCGATCATGGACCAAGTCGACCTGCCGGTCCAGTACGTGGGCTTTGGCGAGAAGGTAGACCAGTTGCAGGCATTCGACCCCGCCGCATACGTGAACGCGTTATTTTGAATAAGGAGAAACCGGTGTCCGAAAAAGACAAAGCCCTGGAAAATGCGCTCGCGCAGATCGAGCGCCAGTTCGGCAAGGGCTCCATCATGAAACTGGGCGAGGCCGCCGCCAACATGCAGATCGAGGTGCTTTCCACCGGATCGATCGCGTTGGACCTGGCGCTCGGCGTCGGCGGCTTGCCGCGCGGCCGGGTGGTCGAGATCTACGGGCCCGAATCCTCGGGCAAGACCACGCTGACGCTGCACTGCATCGCGGAGGCGCAAAAGGCCGGCGGCGTGGCGGCGTTCATCGACGTCGAGCACGCATTGGATCCCGCCTACGCGCGCAACCTCGGCGTCGACCTCGACAACCTGCTCGTGTCGCAGCCGGACACCGGCGAGCAGGCGCTCGACATCGCGGAGATGTTGGTGCGCTCCAACGCCGTGGACATCGTCGTGGTGGATTCGGTCGCTGCGCTCGTGCCCAAAGCTGAGATCGAAGGCGACATGGGCGATTCGCACATGGGCCTGCAAGCGCGCCTGATGTCGCAAGCGCTGCGCAAACTCACCGCCGCGATCTCCAAGTCGCGCACCACGATGGTGTTCATCAACCAGATCCGCGAGAAGATCGGCGTGATGTTCGGCAATCCGGAGACGACCACCGGCGGCCGGGCTTTGAAGTTCTATTCCTCCGTGCGGCTGGACATCCGCAAGCTGGAGAGCATCAAGATCGGCACGGATGTCGTCGGTTCGCGCACGCGCGTGAAGGTCGTCAAGAACAAAGTCGCGCCGCCGTTCAAGGTGGCGGAGTTCGACATCACCTACGGCAAGGGGATCAGCCGCACGGGTTCGCTCATCGACGTCGGGCTCGAGCAGAACATCATCGGCAAGACCGGGTCGTGGTACACGTACGGAGATCAGCGCATCGGCCAAGGCCGCGAGAACGCCAAGGCATACCTCGAAGAGCATCCGGAGACTGCGGCCGAGCTCGAGGCGAAGATCCGGGCGCTGGTGACCAAGAGCATCGCCCCCGTCGACAACAGCCCCACCCGATTCGCCGCAGTCAACGAATAACATGACCAGTGGAGCAGGCTCTTTAGAGCCTGCTGCTTCCCCCAAGAGCTCAGCGCTTGCCGCGGCG
This window of the Candidatus Tumulicola sp. genome carries:
- the rplL gene encoding 50S ribosomal protein L7/L12, whose amino-acid sequence is MANAEQMIEEIEKMTVRELHELVKALEEKFGVTAAAPMAAAAPAAAGAAAPGAEAKTEFDVILTAAGDKKINVIKVVREVVPGLGLKEAKDLVEGAPKPVKTAIAKEEAESIKAKLEEQGAKVEIK
- a CDS encoding helix-turn-helix domain-containing protein, with translation MTSGEVARELNMTDAAIRRWAREGLVDAVKTPGGQYRFRREALHKMLESTRTNGVPTAGRRS
- the rplJ gene encoding 50S ribosomal protein L10, which codes for MPTEKKEASIKAMREKLAGSKDLFFTDFRGLTVGELKTLRNALRKDSTSYSVIKNTLFGIAIGEERRAQLKTILEGPTAVAFVGADPVAAAKALVKFAADSKKLQVKAAFVDGQFLSAEDVQALSKIRGRHELLTALVVSLHSPLHGLVNVLHGSHRKLVYVLHAIHQKKSEAETPAATETPAA
- the rplA gene encoding 50S ribosomal protein L1; amino-acid sequence: MTKHGKKYRESVKAFGGERLFAADKAVELLKVSAKAKFDETVELHIRLGIDPKKSDQTVRGTVVMPHGTGQSKKVVVFAKGEKAKEAQEAGADVVGDQDLIDRIKGGWLEFDVAVATPDMMGAVGSNLGKILAQRMPNPKVGTVTQNIKQAVQEIKAGKVEYRADKASIIHCIVGKASFGKEALLENFNALMDAIIRAKPASAKGTYLRSVTLATTMGPGVRVDPTRLKSAVAA
- a CDS encoding M48 family metalloprotease, encoding MDTSPKLDPASPRISRYCLLCGAGSLAVAGALGSIRLPALAETQAQERAIGLQVYNDLRKQNQIIDQSVYYPVLRAVGQRISTAAQPHWWPMTFVIVKGDKANAFSVPGGWLYVNETLLKNAENEEELASVVGHETGHIVLGHVMNRIHQAQTANIVGGILGLFIRNQLTATVLNLAGNYAFLNFSRQQEYQADHEGVILASKANYNPWGMIWFFNRLQKLYGDVGFEQYVQDHPSTKDRIARIEGYFKSNPTAYARWSPQITASNGLRVSGAADRLILN
- a CDS encoding sodium-translocating pyrophosphatase, with amino-acid sequence MTQAIAYNLSIGFALVCGVIAILYGIVLIMWVLRKPEGSDRMKEIAAAIQEGAIAYMRRQYSTIAVVAVVLAVLIWLAFHAWQPAVGFLIGAVLSGATGFIGMSIAVRANVRTAEAAKAGLASAFAVAFRGGAITGLLVVGLGLIAVAGYFAIMHQVYGADLRGALNAMIGLGFGCSLISVFARLGGGIYTKGADVGADLVGKLEAGIPEDDPRNPAVIADNVGDNVGDCAGMAADLFETYCVTTIAAMLLGALVFGSRPDLALTAVLFPLAIGGISILTSIVGTWFVRIRGKSIMAAMYTGLGVAAVLSAAAFYFATDHIMKHAADLSGSFDLYLTWKLWVCGLIGLAITALMVIITEYYTGTQFKPVQEIAKASTTGHATNIITGLAVSMKATTLPVLTIVIGILASYSLSGLYGVAIAAMSMLSLAGIIVALDSYGPITDNAGGIAEMAKLGPEIRAITDPLDAVGNTTKAVTKGYAIGSAALAAIVLFASFQQELAEAAKGAAQLMFTLDNPSVLAGLLIGGALPYLFAALCMEAVGRAGAAVVEEVRRQFREIKGIMEGTGKPEYGRCVDIVTASALREMLVPALIPVLVPIAVILLGVGHVLTKADAALMLGGVLVGSITTGIFVAISMTSGGGAWDNAKKYIEDGHYGGKGSPAHQAAVTGDTVGDPYKDTAGPAINPMIKVLNIVALLLVPFLK
- a CDS encoding FliA/WhiG family RNA polymerase sigma factor; the protein is MISRMRSQGRYSIAGQSLSREEIIHKFLPLVKYVAGKISVSLPAHVDINDLINEGILGLIDAIGKYDDSRGVKFETYATTRVSGAILDALRAMDWVPRAVRQKARELERVFTDLEHKLGHAPADHEVARAMGITRDEYHALLMKIRGSSILSLEEFLPNDKGHDVALLDTLRDSGPEVTFSVESAELKMSLAGAVEALPPQERTVISLYYFEGLTLKDIKSVLNVSESRVSQIHAQAVIRLRAKLKAIHVDLGYREGDPSVRQKYVRKKPQIEPQQAANQ
- a CDS encoding FHA domain-containing protein → MVRYHMEEPQSGVPHVSKKVKTESKATPRPPNAAQPPAAGLPPARSELNARLCGRCFARNSSGETYCKVCGEPLPDQPANLEGAVTRRSASPTVRATLTIHVDYGDGAEYEIPLDKDVALVGRASVSDNVSPDIDLAPFDLGNYVSRRHAFIVRRHGSFLIEDLDSANGTALNGAQRLVPHTPTALKNGDKITFGNTKVAFTTESVPPTGS
- the ftsY gene encoding signal recognition particle-docking protein FtsY encodes the protein MQWLSSFRDGLAKTRNDLAGHWNALLGRQMVDEAFWEEFEETLISADFGVATTEKIARDLKAAAAQQNLQTAKDVIRVFRDDVAVYLKHPALTPAAITAKPHVVLVVGVNGSGKTTTIGKLASAQRHKGRRALLISADTFRAAAGSQLEVWADRAGADIVRHKEGADPAAVVFDGLAAAKARGADVVYIDTAGRLQTKHNLMEELKKIRRIVAREVEGAPHETLLVLDATTGQNALSQAKLFHEAAEVTGIVLTKLDGTAKGGIIVAIMDQVDLPVQYVGFGEKVDQLQAFDPAAYVNALF
- a CDS encoding ABC transporter permease gives rise to the protein MARFIAQRALRFVAVLVTITVVSFAFLHLIPGNPIQILLGEHATGADIARLTHELKLDRPWYEQLGAYLWQVAHGNLGKSLEDNIPVAQKLAQYFPATIELGLAAMLVAVFVGIPAGIVAALNHRKFIDTALNIFVLLGVSVPVFWLGWMMLYIFAYEPSKAGLDLLPLTGRLSIRYAIPVHTHLMTIDALLAGNWGAFADALRHLVLPALTLGTIPLAIVAKMTRAGMIEVLQTDYIRTARAKGLGTFAVVVHHGLRNALIPIVTVIGLQTGLLLGGAVLTEHIFAWPGVGRLAFEAISNRDNPLINGSILLFATTFVIVNLIVDILYAILNPRIRYA
- the recA gene encoding recombinase RecA — encoded protein: MNKEKPVSEKDKALENALAQIERQFGKGSIMKLGEAAANMQIEVLSTGSIALDLALGVGGLPRGRVVEIYGPESSGKTTLTLHCIAEAQKAGGVAAFIDVEHALDPAYARNLGVDLDNLLVSQPDTGEQALDIAEMLVRSNAVDIVVVDSVAALVPKAEIEGDMGDSHMGLQARLMSQALRKLTAAISKSRTTMVFINQIREKIGVMFGNPETTTGGRALKFYSSVRLDIRKLESIKIGTDVVGSRTRVKVVKNKVAPPFKVAEFDITYGKGISRTGSLIDVGLEQNIIGKTGSWYTYGDQRIGQGRENAKAYLEEHPETAAELEAKIRALVTKSIAPVDNSPTRFAAVNE